The Neodiprion fabricii isolate iyNeoFabr1 chromosome 4, iyNeoFabr1.1, whole genome shotgun sequence genome window below encodes:
- the LOC124181305 gene encoding alanine--tRNA ligase, mitochondrial isoform X2: protein MYFKGVFLGHLNPPAKRVANSQKCIRIGGKHNDLDAVGQDTYHHTFFEMLGNWSFGDYFKEEACEFAWKLLTGPYGINENRLYVTYFAGDEKMGLKPDLECKDIWLRLGVSQDRILPFGSQDNFWEMGTTGPCGPCTEIHIDHTMQTSNQASRVNRGHADLTELWNIVFIEYQRLSDGPIVPLPKKHIDTGMGFERLVAVLQGKRSNYDTDLFQPLFDTIKKKTNAPEYQGRFMSADKNGIDTAYRTLADHARMVTIALADGMLPDQNHKLRKVLRKAVDVGEKVFQQSGLLHELSFRVADNLGNVYPEIQKNLKQVQKLIAYEEDLLKSLRDTAGTEWKRIIKTRSALASVSNTTAPGLAAAYKDLQSSLFILASNDKFPRVLPPDIAFKMYDTYGLDPDTISELAKVESLSFDKNEFNNELNNARQRSKMNFGKVDEEIVSQESLQLLEKNNVPTTDDSAKYSYTVTDKVYYFPPVNCKLLGMIVGGKLISETQSHVIDDSQSIIEATVMHSGNIVEIDSIIDANATVGLILDKTPFYSPEGGQGSDVGQIQVKNVIFDVKEVRKICNYVFHIGKFIVQDGIKPEAELHVGDECVATINEKTRLGLMRHHTSTHLINAALHKILPATGQRGSNVAKDSLDLQFSVFGEKLSPKDIETVETLINKSINADVAVKTRTIDALGLTSEENITLVPGEVYPDTGIRIVEIIGQDLQSIEACCGTHVQNTGALEHLCILKVKSLGTGSQSIRAIAGPIARLARQAGENVKQQIILLEEDINTGNAQFNLLDTRVQDIKRQLMDRTERIPLPYSIKHECVSRLEMLARNSKSQERSAMKESIENELKSIVQSCTLPFVVHCFQPVNVALESVSLQKVTKFCSNTPTLVIAHNKEMVKARCSVPKEMASSEFNAQLWMQTVLPIFKAHGSSPKGQDPLLIQHMKSKRVSDLELKGLVERAVIEATKFAALHVKKSRHQTK from the exons ATGTAT TTCAAAGGTGTTTTCTTGGGCCATTTAAATCCTCCGGCGAAAAGGGTGGCCAATTCACAAAAATGTATCAGAATCGGTGGAAAGCACAATGATCTAGACGCCGTTGGCCAAGATACTTATCATCATACCTTTTTCGAGATGCTGGGAAACTGGTCGTTTGGAGATTACTTCAAA GAAGAAGCGTGCGAGTTTGCTTGGAAATTGTTAACAGGACCTTATGGGATAAATGAAAATCGGCTTTACGTAACTTACTTCGCGGGTGATGAGAAAATGGGTTTAAAGCCAGATCTGGAATGCAAAGATATATGGTTACGGCTTGGCGTATCACAGGATCGCATTCTTCCTTTTGGATCACAGGATAACTTTTGGGAAATGGGAACGACCGGCCCTTGTGGTCCTTGTACTGAAATACACATAGATCACACAATGCAAACAAGTAATCAGGCTTCCAGAGTCAACAGAGGTCATGCCGATCTCACAGAGTTGTGGAATATAGTATTCATCGAGTATCAGAG ACTTTCAGACGGCCCGATTGTTCCTCTACCAAAAAAGCATATCGATACTGGAATGGGTTTTGAAAGACTAGTCGCTGTCTTGCAAGGAAAGAGATCAAACTATGACACGGATCTTTTTCAACCGCTGTTCGATActattaagaaaaaaacgaatgcTCCTGAGTATCAGGGCAGGTTTATGTCTGCAGACAAAAATGGAATTGATACTGCCTACAGAACTCTGGCTGACCATGCGAGAATGGTTACGATTGCGCTAGCTGACGGGATGTTGCCTGATCAGAA TCACAAGTTGAGGAAGGTATTGAGAAAAGCTGTGGATGTCGGGGAAAAGGTATTTCAGCAAAGTGGGCTACTTCACGAATTGTCTTTTCGTGTAGCTGACAACCTGGGGAACGTATATCCAGAGatacagaaaaatttaaaacag GTCCAAAAACTTATAGCGTACGAAGAAGACTTGTTGAAGTCATTGAGGGACACAGCTGGAACCGAATggaaaagaataattaaaactagGTCTGCGCTCGCATCAGTAAGCAATACTACTGCTCCAGGTTTAGCTGCTGCTTACAAGGATTTACAATCCAGCTTATTCATTCT TGCTTCGAATGATAAATTTCCGCGGGTTCTGCCACCGGATATTGCGTTCAAGATGTATGATACCTATGGCTTGGATCCGGATACGATATCGGAATTGGCCAAAGTAGAATCCCTGTCATTTgacaaaaatgaattcaacaACGAATTGAATAATGCTAGGCAAAGATCTAAGATGAATTTTGGTAAAGTGGATGAGGAAATTGTATCACAAGAATCTCTACAACtactggaaaaaaataatgtaccAACGACAGACGACAGTGCCAAGTACAGTTACACTGTAACGGATAAGGTGTATTACTTTCCTCCAGtcaattgtaaattattagGAATGATTGTGGGTG GTAAATTGATATCCGAAACACAATCGCACGTCATTGATGACAGTCAATCAATTATTGAAGCGACGGTTATGCATAGCGGTAATATTGTGGAAATTGACTCGATTATTGATGCGAATGCAACAGTCGGGTTAATATTAGATAAAACACCGTTTTATTCTCCTGAAGGAGGTCAGGGTTCGGATGTAGGACAAATAcaagtgaaaaatgtaatttttgacGTTAAGGAGGTGAGAAAAATATGCAACTACGTTTTTCACATTGGGAAGTTTATAGTCCAAGACGGAAT AAAACCGGAAGCCGAATTACATGTTGGAGATGAATGCGTGGCgacaataaatgaaaagacACGGTTGGGATTAATGCGGCATCACACGTCGACACATTTAATCAATGCAGCGCTACACAAAATTTTGCCAGCAACAGGCCAACGTGGCAGTAATGTTGCAAAAGACAGTTTAGATTTACAGTTTAGCGTATTTGGGGAAAAATTGTCGCCTAAAGATATCGAAACTGTTGAAACGCTTATCAACAAAAGTATAAACGCGGATGTTGCTGTTAAAACTAGAACTATCGATGCACTAGGTTTGACATCAGAGGAAAACATCACGTTAGTGCCTGGAGAAGTATACCCAGATACGGGAATCAGAATCGTCGAAATTATCGGCCAGGATTTACAATCAAT TGAAGCTTGTTGCGGAACACATGTTCAGAACACAGGAGCGCTGGAACATCTTTGTATTTTGAAAGTGAAATCTTTGGGAACTGGTAGCCAAAGCATAAGGGCAATTGCTGGGCCAATAGCTAGACTAGCAAGACAAGCTGGGGAAAATGTTAAGCAGCAAATAATTCTATTAGAGGAAGATATAAATACGGGAAATGCTCAGTTTAATCTTCTTGACACTAGAGTTCAAGACATAAAACGACAATTGATGGATAGAACTGAACGAATTCCGTTACCTTATTCTATCAAGCACGAATGTGTTTCGAGATTGGAAATGCTGGCGCGAAATTCAAAGTCTCAAGAACGTAGTGCGATGAA AGAATCTatagaaaatgaattgaaaagcATCGTACAATCGTGCACGTTGCCATTTGTAGTTCATTGTTTTCAACCGGTTAATGTGGCGCTCGAAAGTGTTTCGTTGcaaaaagtaacaaaattttgttccaaCACTCCTACGCTTGTTATTGCACATAACAAAGAAATGGTTAAAGCAAGATGTAGCGTACCTAAG GAAATGGCATCCAGTGAGTTTAACGCACAGTTGTGGATGCAAACTGTACTACCGATCTTTAAGGCGCACGGAAGTTCCCCGAAAGGTCAAGATCCACTCTTGATTCAGCATATGAAAAGCAAGAGAGTATCAGATCTTGAGCTGAAAGGTTTAGTTGAAAGAGCTGTTATAGAAGCAACAAAGTTTGCTGCGCtgcatgtaaaaaaatcaagacatcaaacaaaatga
- the LOC124181305 gene encoding alanine--tRNA ligase, mitochondrial isoform X1 — MNKTMIARFYSKKLQNVKSSHAIRKEFIDFFTRDLNHKYIRSSPVLPLCDPTVAFVNAGMNQFKGVFLGHLNPPAKRVANSQKCIRIGGKHNDLDAVGQDTYHHTFFEMLGNWSFGDYFKEEACEFAWKLLTGPYGINENRLYVTYFAGDEKMGLKPDLECKDIWLRLGVSQDRILPFGSQDNFWEMGTTGPCGPCTEIHIDHTMQTSNQASRVNRGHADLTELWNIVFIEYQRLSDGPIVPLPKKHIDTGMGFERLVAVLQGKRSNYDTDLFQPLFDTIKKKTNAPEYQGRFMSADKNGIDTAYRTLADHARMVTIALADGMLPDQNHKLRKVLRKAVDVGEKVFQQSGLLHELSFRVADNLGNVYPEIQKNLKQVQKLIAYEEDLLKSLRDTAGTEWKRIIKTRSALASVSNTTAPGLAAAYKDLQSSLFILASNDKFPRVLPPDIAFKMYDTYGLDPDTISELAKVESLSFDKNEFNNELNNARQRSKMNFGKVDEEIVSQESLQLLEKNNVPTTDDSAKYSYTVTDKVYYFPPVNCKLLGMIVGGKLISETQSHVIDDSQSIIEATVMHSGNIVEIDSIIDANATVGLILDKTPFYSPEGGQGSDVGQIQVKNVIFDVKEVRKICNYVFHIGKFIVQDGIKPEAELHVGDECVATINEKTRLGLMRHHTSTHLINAALHKILPATGQRGSNVAKDSLDLQFSVFGEKLSPKDIETVETLINKSINADVAVKTRTIDALGLTSEENITLVPGEVYPDTGIRIVEIIGQDLQSIEACCGTHVQNTGALEHLCILKVKSLGTGSQSIRAIAGPIARLARQAGENVKQQIILLEEDINTGNAQFNLLDTRVQDIKRQLMDRTERIPLPYSIKHECVSRLEMLARNSKSQERSAMKESIENELKSIVQSCTLPFVVHCFQPVNVALESVSLQKVTKFCSNTPTLVIAHNKEMVKARCSVPKEMASSEFNAQLWMQTVLPIFKAHGSSPKGQDPLLIQHMKSKRVSDLELKGLVERAVIEATKFAALHVKKSRHQTK, encoded by the exons atgaataaaactATGATCGCTAGATTTTACagcaaaaaattacagaaCGTCAAAAGTTCTCATGCTATACGAAAAGagtttattgattttttcactcgtGACTTAAATCACAAATACATACGGTCAAGTCCGGTTTTACCGCTCTGTGATCCAACTGTTGCCTTCGTTAATGCAGGAATGAATCAG TTCAAAGGTGTTTTCTTGGGCCATTTAAATCCTCCGGCGAAAAGGGTGGCCAATTCACAAAAATGTATCAGAATCGGTGGAAAGCACAATGATCTAGACGCCGTTGGCCAAGATACTTATCATCATACCTTTTTCGAGATGCTGGGAAACTGGTCGTTTGGAGATTACTTCAAA GAAGAAGCGTGCGAGTTTGCTTGGAAATTGTTAACAGGACCTTATGGGATAAATGAAAATCGGCTTTACGTAACTTACTTCGCGGGTGATGAGAAAATGGGTTTAAAGCCAGATCTGGAATGCAAAGATATATGGTTACGGCTTGGCGTATCACAGGATCGCATTCTTCCTTTTGGATCACAGGATAACTTTTGGGAAATGGGAACGACCGGCCCTTGTGGTCCTTGTACTGAAATACACATAGATCACACAATGCAAACAAGTAATCAGGCTTCCAGAGTCAACAGAGGTCATGCCGATCTCACAGAGTTGTGGAATATAGTATTCATCGAGTATCAGAG ACTTTCAGACGGCCCGATTGTTCCTCTACCAAAAAAGCATATCGATACTGGAATGGGTTTTGAAAGACTAGTCGCTGTCTTGCAAGGAAAGAGATCAAACTATGACACGGATCTTTTTCAACCGCTGTTCGATActattaagaaaaaaacgaatgcTCCTGAGTATCAGGGCAGGTTTATGTCTGCAGACAAAAATGGAATTGATACTGCCTACAGAACTCTGGCTGACCATGCGAGAATGGTTACGATTGCGCTAGCTGACGGGATGTTGCCTGATCAGAA TCACAAGTTGAGGAAGGTATTGAGAAAAGCTGTGGATGTCGGGGAAAAGGTATTTCAGCAAAGTGGGCTACTTCACGAATTGTCTTTTCGTGTAGCTGACAACCTGGGGAACGTATATCCAGAGatacagaaaaatttaaaacag GTCCAAAAACTTATAGCGTACGAAGAAGACTTGTTGAAGTCATTGAGGGACACAGCTGGAACCGAATggaaaagaataattaaaactagGTCTGCGCTCGCATCAGTAAGCAATACTACTGCTCCAGGTTTAGCTGCTGCTTACAAGGATTTACAATCCAGCTTATTCATTCT TGCTTCGAATGATAAATTTCCGCGGGTTCTGCCACCGGATATTGCGTTCAAGATGTATGATACCTATGGCTTGGATCCGGATACGATATCGGAATTGGCCAAAGTAGAATCCCTGTCATTTgacaaaaatgaattcaacaACGAATTGAATAATGCTAGGCAAAGATCTAAGATGAATTTTGGTAAAGTGGATGAGGAAATTGTATCACAAGAATCTCTACAACtactggaaaaaaataatgtaccAACGACAGACGACAGTGCCAAGTACAGTTACACTGTAACGGATAAGGTGTATTACTTTCCTCCAGtcaattgtaaattattagGAATGATTGTGGGTG GTAAATTGATATCCGAAACACAATCGCACGTCATTGATGACAGTCAATCAATTATTGAAGCGACGGTTATGCATAGCGGTAATATTGTGGAAATTGACTCGATTATTGATGCGAATGCAACAGTCGGGTTAATATTAGATAAAACACCGTTTTATTCTCCTGAAGGAGGTCAGGGTTCGGATGTAGGACAAATAcaagtgaaaaatgtaatttttgacGTTAAGGAGGTGAGAAAAATATGCAACTACGTTTTTCACATTGGGAAGTTTATAGTCCAAGACGGAAT AAAACCGGAAGCCGAATTACATGTTGGAGATGAATGCGTGGCgacaataaatgaaaagacACGGTTGGGATTAATGCGGCATCACACGTCGACACATTTAATCAATGCAGCGCTACACAAAATTTTGCCAGCAACAGGCCAACGTGGCAGTAATGTTGCAAAAGACAGTTTAGATTTACAGTTTAGCGTATTTGGGGAAAAATTGTCGCCTAAAGATATCGAAACTGTTGAAACGCTTATCAACAAAAGTATAAACGCGGATGTTGCTGTTAAAACTAGAACTATCGATGCACTAGGTTTGACATCAGAGGAAAACATCACGTTAGTGCCTGGAGAAGTATACCCAGATACGGGAATCAGAATCGTCGAAATTATCGGCCAGGATTTACAATCAAT TGAAGCTTGTTGCGGAACACATGTTCAGAACACAGGAGCGCTGGAACATCTTTGTATTTTGAAAGTGAAATCTTTGGGAACTGGTAGCCAAAGCATAAGGGCAATTGCTGGGCCAATAGCTAGACTAGCAAGACAAGCTGGGGAAAATGTTAAGCAGCAAATAATTCTATTAGAGGAAGATATAAATACGGGAAATGCTCAGTTTAATCTTCTTGACACTAGAGTTCAAGACATAAAACGACAATTGATGGATAGAACTGAACGAATTCCGTTACCTTATTCTATCAAGCACGAATGTGTTTCGAGATTGGAAATGCTGGCGCGAAATTCAAAGTCTCAAGAACGTAGTGCGATGAA AGAATCTatagaaaatgaattgaaaagcATCGTACAATCGTGCACGTTGCCATTTGTAGTTCATTGTTTTCAACCGGTTAATGTGGCGCTCGAAAGTGTTTCGTTGcaaaaagtaacaaaattttgttccaaCACTCCTACGCTTGTTATTGCACATAACAAAGAAATGGTTAAAGCAAGATGTAGCGTACCTAAG GAAATGGCATCCAGTGAGTTTAACGCACAGTTGTGGATGCAAACTGTACTACCGATCTTTAAGGCGCACGGAAGTTCCCCGAAAGGTCAAGATCCACTCTTGATTCAGCATATGAAAAGCAAGAGAGTATCAGATCTTGAGCTGAAAGGTTTAGTTGAAAGAGCTGTTATAGAAGCAACAAAGTTTGCTGCGCtgcatgtaaaaaaatcaagacatcaaacaaaatga
- the LOC124181305 gene encoding alanine--tRNA ligase, mitochondrial isoform X3 has protein sequence MLGNWSFGDYFKEEACEFAWKLLTGPYGINENRLYVTYFAGDEKMGLKPDLECKDIWLRLGVSQDRILPFGSQDNFWEMGTTGPCGPCTEIHIDHTMQTSNQASRVNRGHADLTELWNIVFIEYQRLSDGPIVPLPKKHIDTGMGFERLVAVLQGKRSNYDTDLFQPLFDTIKKKTNAPEYQGRFMSADKNGIDTAYRTLADHARMVTIALADGMLPDQNHKLRKVLRKAVDVGEKVFQQSGLLHELSFRVADNLGNVYPEIQKNLKQVQKLIAYEEDLLKSLRDTAGTEWKRIIKTRSALASVSNTTAPGLAAAYKDLQSSLFILASNDKFPRVLPPDIAFKMYDTYGLDPDTISELAKVESLSFDKNEFNNELNNARQRSKMNFGKVDEEIVSQESLQLLEKNNVPTTDDSAKYSYTVTDKVYYFPPVNCKLLGMIVGGKLISETQSHVIDDSQSIIEATVMHSGNIVEIDSIIDANATVGLILDKTPFYSPEGGQGSDVGQIQVKNVIFDVKEVRKICNYVFHIGKFIVQDGIKPEAELHVGDECVATINEKTRLGLMRHHTSTHLINAALHKILPATGQRGSNVAKDSLDLQFSVFGEKLSPKDIETVETLINKSINADVAVKTRTIDALGLTSEENITLVPGEVYPDTGIRIVEIIGQDLQSIEACCGTHVQNTGALEHLCILKVKSLGTGSQSIRAIAGPIARLARQAGENVKQQIILLEEDINTGNAQFNLLDTRVQDIKRQLMDRTERIPLPYSIKHECVSRLEMLARNSKSQERSAMKESIENELKSIVQSCTLPFVVHCFQPVNVALESVSLQKVTKFCSNTPTLVIAHNKEMVKARCSVPKEMASSEFNAQLWMQTVLPIFKAHGSSPKGQDPLLIQHMKSKRVSDLELKGLVERAVIEATKFAALHVKKSRHQTK, from the exons ATGCTGGGAAACTGGTCGTTTGGAGATTACTTCAAA GAAGAAGCGTGCGAGTTTGCTTGGAAATTGTTAACAGGACCTTATGGGATAAATGAAAATCGGCTTTACGTAACTTACTTCGCGGGTGATGAGAAAATGGGTTTAAAGCCAGATCTGGAATGCAAAGATATATGGTTACGGCTTGGCGTATCACAGGATCGCATTCTTCCTTTTGGATCACAGGATAACTTTTGGGAAATGGGAACGACCGGCCCTTGTGGTCCTTGTACTGAAATACACATAGATCACACAATGCAAACAAGTAATCAGGCTTCCAGAGTCAACAGAGGTCATGCCGATCTCACAGAGTTGTGGAATATAGTATTCATCGAGTATCAGAG ACTTTCAGACGGCCCGATTGTTCCTCTACCAAAAAAGCATATCGATACTGGAATGGGTTTTGAAAGACTAGTCGCTGTCTTGCAAGGAAAGAGATCAAACTATGACACGGATCTTTTTCAACCGCTGTTCGATActattaagaaaaaaacgaatgcTCCTGAGTATCAGGGCAGGTTTATGTCTGCAGACAAAAATGGAATTGATACTGCCTACAGAACTCTGGCTGACCATGCGAGAATGGTTACGATTGCGCTAGCTGACGGGATGTTGCCTGATCAGAA TCACAAGTTGAGGAAGGTATTGAGAAAAGCTGTGGATGTCGGGGAAAAGGTATTTCAGCAAAGTGGGCTACTTCACGAATTGTCTTTTCGTGTAGCTGACAACCTGGGGAACGTATATCCAGAGatacagaaaaatttaaaacag GTCCAAAAACTTATAGCGTACGAAGAAGACTTGTTGAAGTCATTGAGGGACACAGCTGGAACCGAATggaaaagaataattaaaactagGTCTGCGCTCGCATCAGTAAGCAATACTACTGCTCCAGGTTTAGCTGCTGCTTACAAGGATTTACAATCCAGCTTATTCATTCT TGCTTCGAATGATAAATTTCCGCGGGTTCTGCCACCGGATATTGCGTTCAAGATGTATGATACCTATGGCTTGGATCCGGATACGATATCGGAATTGGCCAAAGTAGAATCCCTGTCATTTgacaaaaatgaattcaacaACGAATTGAATAATGCTAGGCAAAGATCTAAGATGAATTTTGGTAAAGTGGATGAGGAAATTGTATCACAAGAATCTCTACAACtactggaaaaaaataatgtaccAACGACAGACGACAGTGCCAAGTACAGTTACACTGTAACGGATAAGGTGTATTACTTTCCTCCAGtcaattgtaaattattagGAATGATTGTGGGTG GTAAATTGATATCCGAAACACAATCGCACGTCATTGATGACAGTCAATCAATTATTGAAGCGACGGTTATGCATAGCGGTAATATTGTGGAAATTGACTCGATTATTGATGCGAATGCAACAGTCGGGTTAATATTAGATAAAACACCGTTTTATTCTCCTGAAGGAGGTCAGGGTTCGGATGTAGGACAAATAcaagtgaaaaatgtaatttttgacGTTAAGGAGGTGAGAAAAATATGCAACTACGTTTTTCACATTGGGAAGTTTATAGTCCAAGACGGAAT AAAACCGGAAGCCGAATTACATGTTGGAGATGAATGCGTGGCgacaataaatgaaaagacACGGTTGGGATTAATGCGGCATCACACGTCGACACATTTAATCAATGCAGCGCTACACAAAATTTTGCCAGCAACAGGCCAACGTGGCAGTAATGTTGCAAAAGACAGTTTAGATTTACAGTTTAGCGTATTTGGGGAAAAATTGTCGCCTAAAGATATCGAAACTGTTGAAACGCTTATCAACAAAAGTATAAACGCGGATGTTGCTGTTAAAACTAGAACTATCGATGCACTAGGTTTGACATCAGAGGAAAACATCACGTTAGTGCCTGGAGAAGTATACCCAGATACGGGAATCAGAATCGTCGAAATTATCGGCCAGGATTTACAATCAAT TGAAGCTTGTTGCGGAACACATGTTCAGAACACAGGAGCGCTGGAACATCTTTGTATTTTGAAAGTGAAATCTTTGGGAACTGGTAGCCAAAGCATAAGGGCAATTGCTGGGCCAATAGCTAGACTAGCAAGACAAGCTGGGGAAAATGTTAAGCAGCAAATAATTCTATTAGAGGAAGATATAAATACGGGAAATGCTCAGTTTAATCTTCTTGACACTAGAGTTCAAGACATAAAACGACAATTGATGGATAGAACTGAACGAATTCCGTTACCTTATTCTATCAAGCACGAATGTGTTTCGAGATTGGAAATGCTGGCGCGAAATTCAAAGTCTCAAGAACGTAGTGCGATGAA AGAATCTatagaaaatgaattgaaaagcATCGTACAATCGTGCACGTTGCCATTTGTAGTTCATTGTTTTCAACCGGTTAATGTGGCGCTCGAAAGTGTTTCGTTGcaaaaagtaacaaaattttgttccaaCACTCCTACGCTTGTTATTGCACATAACAAAGAAATGGTTAAAGCAAGATGTAGCGTACCTAAG GAAATGGCATCCAGTGAGTTTAACGCACAGTTGTGGATGCAAACTGTACTACCGATCTTTAAGGCGCACGGAAGTTCCCCGAAAGGTCAAGATCCACTCTTGATTCAGCATATGAAAAGCAAGAGAGTATCAGATCTTGAGCTGAAAGGTTTAGTTGAAAGAGCTGTTATAGAAGCAACAAAGTTTGCTGCGCtgcatgtaaaaaaatcaagacatcaaacaaaatga